ACAATGCAGCTCCCGTATCATGTGCTCTTCATCGAAAGGACATCTATACTCGTCACGTTTCTAATTTGTTTGTACCTTAAGATCATACCAGCGGATCCTTTGAAAAAGACACCTCAAGAAATAGAGAGTgctctaaaaaaatttaagataattCCGGACGTCCTTGATGTAGCACCAAAGAAAGCTATAAAGGTAAGTCTATGCAATTTACTTACCTGAAAGAGGTTATGTAGTTTCACAGAGCGATTTTCATTAGTTTCCATGGAACATTCGATCATCAAGTCGATTTCTGTCACAAGTCGTTGTTCAGCGCCGAGTAATTGAAATAATTACgagattaaaaatgaaaaaatcacgTACGTACGTTGTAGACCTGTTTAACAATATGtagacattttattttatacctACAAAGCTAGGTCAATATGGATGAATAAATAACCAGATTAGACTGAATTCGATTTCTTAGCAACAGATTCCCAACCAAACGGgaagtttttagaaaaaaaaatcaaatacaataaaataaataatgaaaatgcatattctgtgaaaaattcgctcccaaattccaatgtttaagcataaaaaagtcagtttgaactttcttacCGCCAtcaagatccatgtaatttcaaagcttcaaacacgtatttctcgcaATATCAAAAGCTGCACCTTTGCGCCTTGACCTCCAAGCCCATCACTTAGAGTTTTTATGTTTGATCTTACTGTCTaataaattaactttttttctttttctgtataTTTAGTCTGTTTATTCAGGCCTCCTTGCCTTGAAGAATATTACGCATCCCACATTTCCAACTTGTAATTTGCTAATCAAAtcgttaaaaaagaagaaaaaaaatattcagtctGCACTGTTTGACTGGGTCAAGGTGACATTGAGATAAAATGGAAAACTTGGCATTTAGCACCGCTTTGACCGCTCTCGCGGTCACGTCTGAATATCTAAAAACTGGagtgagaaatcaagttcgccttcaactcgatggatgcaatttgagTCGCACAGGAGTTGAAATGATTGTATCACGTATTTGCGTTTAACGTGATGTTCGACAAACGAGTGAATTTCGTTCCAAtctttgcgtttttttaaaggtCATCACAGCGAAACGCCAATAACTTTCACTCAAATCTCCCCGCACAAAATATTTGAATAGTAACATTGaaataaaatgcaaaagttAGAATTTAGCACCACTCTCACGTTCACTTCTAATGGAGTGCTTCAGCTATTTTAATTGACGGCTAGGGTAAAAAACGCGTTTCTCAGAGTTTGACGTTGAGAGTCATCGCTcatgtctcatttttttagaggaaaaccAGCCAACAGTTTTTAGTGAGATTTGCTTGGAATTTTCTTccctataatttaaaaaaaaatcacgaagaaAATTGCACGGTAACGTTTACATCAggtttccgtaaaaaaaaaaaataaagcatagtAAGGGATTTTCaaacgttgaaattgagatacgtgttttttgcATTCAGGCATGGATATTTCCCTCTACGAAATAGTGGAACGTAATAGGAATTATTCTCCCCTATACATTTCTCCTAATGATTTTAATTGTTAAAACTCGCCAAAGATTTCCAAACTTAATGACATCTCTAAGCCTAGGGGTTCACCGCAGCatgatttccaaaatttccgtttcttaaaatatttcttgATTGGAATTACAGATTTATTATGAGACGGAAGTATTCCCAGATTTTGGAAACGAATTAAACGCTGAGGATTGCGCGACAGAACCCTATATGATGGAATGGGGCGCAGAAGAAGAGAAGTATTACTTACTCGTTATGGTTGGTAAGTTCATTATTCCTTTTACATTTTACCATTTAGTCTAAAAAACCAGGATTAATATAGAACCTTGAATCTACGAGTTTTTAACGCAagattcagggaattttcagacttctttGGTCATCATCTAAACTGATGCTCACCTGATATGATAGATTTCGAGGTAATCAATGAGCCCACACGATTAGAGGGTCGTGGGTAAAAGTGGTCGCGTTCTCTTCATTGATTTCCAAAATCTTTGACGCGTGCGGAAGGGACTAATATCTCAGTTTATGactgcacatttttttcaaactcttgACTGACATCTGATTTTTTTCACCAACAAtcaaattgatcacacattttACTAAACATATCTATGGCGAAACTCCTAAGCCACGTACGATTTGCGGCGTTCCAGACTTcccgcattttttttctttctttttttttccctctcttgcAGTTTATTTGGCTTCTATTCCTGTTTATTTCGTAacttaggaatctacagccatctgtAGTCATGAGTTTTAACGTTGAGATTATTTTATTGTCAGTGACATCGGGGATTTttgcacatccatgctccggctttcaaattttcagggattaaggtcaggtagaatctgtttctgcagatccactcgtcagttccgtgaaaatgtgtcgccaccaccgggattcgaaccctgGACCTActggtctagagtcagacgcacTGACagtttaataatttaaattggTCAATTGGTAAAAACCCTCGGGATTTTTTGTTCTCTGTACGAAGCAAAGGAATAATTCAAGGAATAATTTTAGTTTGTtctcctgtgaaaaaataaaacaagggcGGAGATttgtaaacaccgcaaacgagacacgtggtttaggagtttcaccgtcgatatggatattactaccgtgctaaggaaaaacgcagtatgaatcTTTgttcgttgccaaattgttcggtaaaatacgaattttctggaaaatttgtgagaattttccgtccaattttccagagaatttttttcggaatgtgatctaaattatcagaagatttcaagtagaaatattcattatttgtctcaaaaattaatatttctggaggagaaatttggcaactccgagatgttcatacggcgtttttccttagcacggcagacttagTCTCGTAAGCGTTTGTATTAGTTGTTTCTATCTATTAAAATCGTAGATCCTGACTATGCATCTCAAAATGATTCAAGTCAGCAAGGGCAGTACGAACATTCCGTCGTGGGAAATATACAGTTTGAAAACCTGCAACGAGGAACATACATGTCGGACTACCATGGACCTAATCCACAGCCCAACACAGGTGCGtcactttaatttattttaatccaCCGGCAATGAAATATAGCAGCACGGcatacatagttttaaatgaagagaaattatttaaaagaaaCTTTTGACTACCCGAGTAAAAACTCCGCCAAGAATGTCTAATTCTCATCCGAAGATCCCATCTCTTAaagccatttttaaaaaaaatgcaaaaaaatcttaaaatttcgattttttttttctcaactatGAGAGCAAGATTCAATTTTAGCCAAAACTACGGCCGAATTATGTAATTCTCTCCCATCAGCTCTAATTGTGATGCTAGAAAATTTGTTTGGCCCTCCGATTGGGTCGGTTGAACACCCcgtatttttctcccaaatcagCCTTCGGACACGCAATTcatcgcccctctgacgtaaggatcGTACCTTAATTTCCTCGTGcgcctgttgtccatataactcagtgcctttcagggctcatgcggaaatcaagTTATGCCCTTACGCAGGCACGTAGCCTGGGGGGccatactgatatcgaaactgcactcgaatgcgatattttcgcTCTGAGAacaccacgcctttattacgttgaatttctttgtcaaaattggtgagtgcttttgtcttctgacaacagaattgcgatctcaaaattggagaaaaatgacgagtagctgaaaaaatggaaccaattgatgcgatatatcgcatgccgttctgacacaaaatatggcatccatcgaatcaccttaaaaacgTTATGTTTGCAGGGTATCATAGATACGTCTTTTTAATCTATGAACAGCCTTATGAATTGGAGTTTGCGGAGAAACGATTAACCTGGCCGTGAGTATATTCATTCTAAATCCtattgagataatttttcagccTATACGCGCCACTGTCTCTATCCTCCGTTGTACTCTTCAACTTAAAATATTCAGTGAATTTCTGAACAACAAATTGCATAGAACAGTCATACACAACACTCCCATAAATTCcgtcaatttcaaaataacaacttatttcttttatttttccctaaTATTTTTAGAAAGCTGATCTCAAACATCTTTAAAAATTACCAACACGGATAGTGGAGATGGGATAATATAATAGTGCTGTGTGAAGTATTAAACTTCACGATTCGTTGCGCACGATTTAACATGTTACATGCATGCAAACAGCTCTGATACTACACCTGAACCAGGACACAGTCGTGATTAGCCGTGAGGGATTTTCAAAAGACCGCACGTGACAGATCGTCTTCAGTTTTTGACCTAAAACTAATGATTGCACCTTACGGTAACATCTTTCCAGGAAGTATGGTGACGAGCGAAGATTCAACTTTTCAGCCAAAAGATATGCTGCCAAGTACTACCTAAATCCACCAATTGcctgtaatttttttgtgtCTAAATGGCAGCCTCCTCGGATTAAAAATACGACCACTTTGAAGCCAAGACCAACTCCAGCCTACCCCTGGTGGTATCTGGCACATTAGCGTTTCTTTAGATTACCTATATCATATTTGTTATAATAAATAAacgttttttcttaatttatagcATTTATAGGTGAAGCAACTACGATTGGCTTGTTATGGTAGCATTTAAACGCATCTTCCGAAAACTTGCCGTCCTGTTCAATATAGcataaaaatcaacataaaGCATAATAAAGCAGGCTAGTGTGATTTGAGGAAGAGAGTGGCCCATTGTCGACATTGAGGCTTTTTCAAACTCATTTTCTATTGGTCAAAACTTTTAAATCAGATTTGTCCGAACAGCAACTCTCTaatttcaatattaaccgagatatcgcactTTGGACAATCCGACATTCACCGCGGTTATGCATACCATGATCTTTTCTACCTTGGATTCATCAGTCGGCgatacacacatttgcactggttactcaatgTGAAACTCAAATGAAAGAaatgtggaagaaaccaagagtgtcactacTGTGGTAGATGACGTTAcaaaccgaaattttcaaagcacGATAATTATATCGAACGTAATATTgtattaatattgaacgtagagagttgctgtttggacggatcttattatttttagctaatctgcaagtatacaagcatcaaaacacgattttgtgaccagcgcgaCTGACCCATTGTCTTATTCACTTACCGCGACCAaaagattttagatttaaaaacaataattttagtttttcccgCTAAGTTTTAGCTCGAGGATCTATGAAATAAACTCAAATTATCATAACTAGTTCAACTACTATCATATGAACTTACATAAAAGTTctcttaaaaaagaaattactgATTTAATGTGGGATTGAAGAATATCAGTCAGTCTCCCACGGTTACTTGATGCGGGAGAACGCAAATACCTTTGGGATACTTTTGGATTTGCAATTTGTACCTTATAaggtccccctcccccccatatTTTACCATTTCTAAAATTAACATGAACTATGTAAGCATATACATATATATGAAACCATGGATATTCATAGAACTACTTAAAAGGGGTTCAGTTTCTCTTGATTTATTtaatgttttcattgaaaacctaGATGAAAATTGTCGATTTGAATGATTTAGTATTTAGCgccaaaaataagtaaaatttcaaCACTTGAAAATTATAGGTTGCTGTCATTGAAGCGCAAATGTAAAACGTTTGGAAAAACATGAGTAGGTAACAACAAAGTGAATgttttagaaaatttattgGTTCaaagacatatttttttcaaaatttactggGTTAGTCATAGACATATGGTCATGATATGTAGTTTTGCAATATTTACGTTGAGACGCAAGATGAGATTGCCATGGTTTGTAGCTTCACCTGAAAACAAACGAATAAATTATATCAGTAAGGGATGAATTCATAATAGTTACATCTCTAAATGCATCATTCCAGTTGTGTAGAAATTACAGGACATCCTTTACCGTTCATATCTGTAATATAAGTTCTCAGACCCcctatattttaatttctggTAACAATTTGTTCTAGCTTTATTGTACATGGGCCGCttgtcatgatttttgcggaaaTTGACATGCAATAGTTTCTAGATGAGCCCTCTTTATTACGACTTTGGAATTATGGCCACGGTTTTCATAGATTACGTGATAAAGTTGTagattctcccatttaaacattttaaattttctcattttgtcaAAGTTTGTTGAGAGAAAGTTTATAATAGGAGGTCGTTTTCGGACTTAGTGACCTAAAATTAGGAAAGTTCGTCCATCAGGACTTCAGCAAGCCGATTATGAACGATCGAATTCTGATCGATTTGAGGAGCTTCTGACAGATTTTAAGGCCTAtcgattttcgatcgatttccgatcgatttccaaaaaaaaaaaatggcttccaAGTGGAAGCGCCGTTTTTTGGACAACAGATCcaataaataagaaaagaatcaagaaaatgaagaaagaattaCAATGAAAAGTGTACAAAAGATGATTTGTAGTCCGTCAAATTAAATATTCGCggtaatattcaaaatatttgaaagcgcGCGCGATGAACGGTTGATTCGGAAAGGTTTGTTTATGTACTGCTCATCCCTGCATTCTCTCTTAGTCTCTTGGTGAATGAGTGTTTTCTTgtcagttattttactttttgaagatATTATCGAACTAATTAGATCATTACAATACTTCCATTATAAGGCAGTCAATTTGGATCACATTCTATCCTTTGGAGAAATGGTTAGCAAACCGCAAAGTGGTGTGTGTGACGGATCTACGAGATGTTGGTTCGCTCTCTGAATACCGATCAAAGCTATTCAATGGTGATACACGAGGTCCTTATTCACATTtagtcattaatatttcatcCGTAATTTGTAGTGTAATCCCTAGCAAGTGCGTGCTCTAATTTTCGAAAACTAGTTCGTGCCGGATACTGAGTGATCATCATAGACATCGCCACTTATGATAACCTTCTTCGGGTAGCTTCCAAATCATTTATCATCTGTGATTTCATTAGTAATTATATCTCACATCCTCAGGTACCATGTGTCAAAGATTTTATAATATCACTTCTCCATTTAAGGAATTCACTTCCAAATTCCTCTGGTTGCGCATAACATCACAACTGTAATTCATCGGATCATTGGTTGCGATTAGGTTAGCGTAGCTAACCAG
This window of the Bemisia tabaci chromosome 3, PGI_BMITA_v3 genome carries:
- the LOC109033278 gene encoding protein D3 is translated as MRQITMQLPYHVLFIERTSILVTFLICLYLKIIPADPLKKTPQEIESALKKFKIIPDVLDVAPKKAIKIYYETEVFPDFGNELNAEDCATEPYMMEWGAEEEKYYLLVMVDPDYASQNDSSQQGQYEHSVVGNIQFENLQRGTYMSDYHGPNPQPNTGYHRYVFLIYEQPYELEFAEKRLTWPKYGDERRFNFSAKRYAAKYYLNPPIACNFFVSKWQPPRIKNTTTLKPRPTPAYPWWYLAH